The following is a genomic window from Solanum lycopersicum chromosome 6, SLM_r2.1.
CGCGACCAACCCCCTCCCCTATCTATTCTCATAGTTTGGTTTTAGATACCAAATGATTGTAGGATACTATTTTTTACTTGTATAAAAAGCAcaagaaataagtaaaaattcattttgattttctaaaaaatgttttttgaaaaacGATTTGCTTCATATCAAACAGACCACGTATTATTATTTTGTCcatgattatatttattttaatattagttACTTATTTCCTGAGATTAAACATCActtaataatgaaattttaggtatatatatatatatatatatatatatatatatatatatatatatatatatatatatatatatatatatatatatatatatatatatataatttaaagtaaataagtaaaagtGAACAGATTGAAGAAGTATTTTAAAGATCATCCGAAATGATAAGGAACAAGAGAATCCAAGCTACAATGCAACTAGTTGATAGATGAAGTGATTGAAGTTGAATAGATGAAATGCATTTGGTTAGCTAGATAGTTATAATCAACAAGCTTAGTTTCATTTTGAAAATTGgggattaatatatatatatatactattagaATTATTTAACCTCTAGTCATTCATCCACTTGCAACTATTACTAGGCATCCAAAAATTTTATTGCATATCGTACAATTACTAGGCATCCCAAAATTCATTGTATATACTTTATTGTattaattttccttttaattattgcttttataaattttcatgattctcaatttacatgtttaaaatttattagcttTTGCCAAACGTTACAGCCAAATCCAATGTTGATACGTagattttcattaatatttttttttgtctaaatcttatatatttcttatgaaatttattaaatatttataagtatTTAACTGTTAATTCAGTTAATATTATGTAAAGCGAAATTATTATTTGCACcaattttaaatttgagaatTGAGCACTATTAAGAAGAATAAATTCTTTATAATAAGAGTAAacaattgttattattttttgtcttgAACTTCTAAAgtgatatttcattttaatcagttcttttttttaaaataacactTAGTTTGAGTTAGAGGGAATATTATTATACTCCGTCCCACCTCAATATTAACACATTATGTATGATTTGTTTGCACATTAGCACTCCATGGCTACTTCAAGTAATTAAAATTGAGGGAGTGTAAAGTATTCTTCAGAAATTAAGCGAATTAGATAGTCTTTTTCCAACATAGGTCATAGTAGCAGAATGGAATCATTTTATCGGGCTGACTTCCATGTCAACACGAGTAGTTTAACTCATCACTATTTCGTAAGGGCGTTGAGAAatgtttttgctttttttactaaaaacttttgaaaaagtCTTCAAAGAGCCTTTGCATTGTTTACGAATTCTGCTTAGTAGGGACCTAAACACAGGAATTTCTTTTCTCAGAGTGCTGCAGTAATATAATTGTTCCACCCTTAATTAGGGGTCTCAGATTCGAGCCTTGTCTATGATGAAAATCTGTTGGAGCGTCACCTCCGAATTGACCATATAGTGTGCGGTTTAGATTTAGTCCGAACTTTAATGCACTGAATGGGATATATATACATACTCGTATGTAATGtacattttatgttttaatagtTAGTTCCCGTGTAAAATACTCATTTGTTACACCCACGTAGTTATATTTTCAGTTTATTTCCCcacaaaacttttttttctgcAATAATGTGTATATACCCAATATGAAATATGATACATTTACCGGAAATGATGTATCAACTTTGTATAATAATGTACAATAGTGTGTAAAAGGTGTTTATACatacttttatattattatacaaactCATCCCGTTATTGAGTTTTGTCTCCTACAAACTCCAACCCACGGAATTCTATTTAAAATGGATCAAAATCATCAGTCTATCAAATTGTTTCAATTTTTAACTACAATTTCTAAATATAATCCCGACAAACTTCAAGCGTTAATTTGTCaagaatttaaatatatgaGTTCTCAAGCTTTTTCCGACAATTGGAATTATTGTCGTTTtcctatatatttcaaatttacatACAAGATGGGCTAAATTGGTGTGATTTGAAAATAGGGAAAAGTTTCATAAGTAACTATATTAGTGCCctttcttttatgtgaaaacaaTTATTTACCATTTTAAGGAAACAtagcaatatttttttctttcaaaacatagTATACACTGTGTGCGCATCCAGTATCATTATATACACTCTGATACATTGTATATACACTATAACATATAAACAGTATGTGTGCATCCAAACTTTTTGAAGGTatacatgtatcataaacattaTGGATATATATAGTATTTATACATTACAAAGATCTTATTCCCAAAGTTTACATAATAGAATATGAGAACATTACCAAAGCCAAATACAGCATAACATTTTGAGATACACAGTGGAATTTAGTTATTGGTAATATTAGATATGAAAGATTCCATTTCTTTGCGTGCAAGTCCTCCATGGCTAACAGAGTTTTTGATCTTATTACTCAACTCCACCGCCCTTTGCCTCATCTCTTCTCCTTCTGGCGTACCCATCAACGTCTTGACAGCTTTCTCAATTGCTGCAGCTGGTACTGTTTCCTCTCTGCGACTCCATTTCCACACGGAGATTCCAATCTTCAACACGTTTGTTATGAACACTCTGTTATAAGGCTGGTCAACATGGACAGGCCAAGATGCTATGGGAACTCCCATGCTAATACTTTCCAAACAAGAGTTCCATCCGCAGTGACTCATAAACCCACCTGTTGATCGATGTCCCAAAATTTCCAATTGAGGCGCCCAATTTCTAACAACCATTCCTCTTCCTTCCACTCTTTCTTCAAATCCTTCTGGCAATACAACCTTCCCATCTTTCCCCTCGGAATTATCCTCCGCGTCCAACCTTTTATCATCTGCCTCTCTTATTACCCATATAAATTTATGGTTGCTCTGTTCTAAACCAAGTGCGAGCTCATTGGCTTGCTCTTGTGAAAATGTAGTGGTTGTCCCAAATGACACGAATATTACCGAGTTAACCTCTTGCTTGTCGAGAAATTCCAGGGACGCACTCTTATTGTACAAGTCAACTGATGATTCGAGCAGCATGTGAAATGGACCAAGACACCACACTGGCGAATTATCCTCTGTATGAATGGCAAATGAATGAAGATACTTGTCTTCGAATTCTCTGAAGGAGTTCAAGACAGCTCCTGAATTTAGCTTCCATTCACGTTCTTCTTGTATATACTCTTCCATATGTGGCCCAAAAGTACTCTCCACCGTTGGAAACTCATCGCCTAGTTCCTGAATCAATTTGTCCTGATCTTCATCAACTATATGAAGAACTTGTCGGGTAGTCGAATACCTAACGAAAGATGAAAAGCAGTGAAAAGAATAACACTTGATGTTGGGTATTGAATCCAGATCACTTATATAAGTTATCATCAAACAATCATGAATGACGACCAATCTTTTACCAGTATTTTTGGAGAGTAGATGACATTTTTCACAAATAGACTTCCCTAGATTTTCCAACAATAAATCTTTATCACTTACTGTCTCAGTTGTAGGTACTGAGAGGTCACAGAAATGCAAATTTTCGACAGTGGCGTTTCGTCGAACACCTTGAAGGCGTTTCTTCAAATCGTGGTTTCTAGCAGTGAGGCAGAGGAAGTGTACAGGAATGTTGTGTGAAGCAATGAAGCGAGAAAGGAGAAACAGTGGATTGAGATGGCCATGTTCAGGCCATGGAACCATCGCTACTGTGACTTCATTGAGCACTGATGAGTTGTCGATAGCCATTGACCAAAAAAAATCTGAGAATTGAAAATGAAACAAATGTTGATAGCAATGTCAATGCACACGGACTGGAGTGTTtggttgattgattgataaaagGACCCGCCAAACTTTGTTGATTGATTGACGGAAGGACCCGCCATTGTTGGTTGTATATGCCCAGCATTATATGCTGACCAATATTTTAAAAGGTGGcttgtaattatatatatgggGTCAcataaattattagaaaatagataattaattacacaagtataaataatttaatattttaaatttttattaataagagaattattatttgttaaaaatacttttttatcaTACTATACTATTTAtcttctaaaagaaaataattaataacctTACTAATAGTATAATAAAAACATCActccattattaattaaaataaaattacttttcaaaagctagataaaatataataattatgtaacatgtgataattaaaataaatttaattttaaaatagctagataaaatataataattatcaaACATGTGACAAAACTATGAAGAGCAGTGATAagtgaaaaagataaaattttgcTATGtacctttaaaaaaaaatgcatgtCATTATTTTCACATTGTTACCAAATAGGAAAAATGTGatactaaaatttattatttgagttattctCAATCTTCTTATCTCtatgaattaaaattaatacGTATCATTCAATTATTCAATAATTATGAGAGTCAACAATGTTAACTAAATATTTTAGCATTAGCACGTAATTTATGTAAGATATGTTAAGCGAGCCTTAAGCGTTGGAGGTTGAACGTTTGTAAATCTACAATCGGAACACTTAAGACGTAAATCTTACCGAATTTTATTTCACATTTGAATCTCAAAACATTCTGCTAGAGCCCCGCCTTAGGACGAGCCTCAAAACGAGTTCCAACAGAGTTTATTAAAATGCATATAAACCACACATTACCCATTTAATCTGAGTTCGGAGCctaaagagtaaaaaatattaacaaagatTTCAagacggtatataaaattttatattaaccaaaacggcaaaatcgctgcaTAAATAGCGATTTACTCCActggaaaaagcaaaatcgcgtgcagaggcagcgattttgcaaaatgtgaatttttttttaaaaaaaatgaaattgctacctaggcagcgattttaaattattttttttttaaatcgctacctaggcagcgatttataatttttaatttttttaaaaaaataaataagaaaaatcgctacctaggcagcgattttaaaaaaaaattgaaatgtgaAAGTCGCTACCCAGGCAGcgacttttataatttttattttttaaaaaaaaatttaagatttttttttaaaaaaaaaatttataaaatttataaatcgctgcctaggcagcggtttttttaaaaaaaaaaattataaatttttttttatagaagtcGCTGCCAAGCAGCGACTTccacatttaaaaaataaaattaaattaaaaatcgcTGTCTAGGCAgcgacttttaaaaaaaaaattaaaatcactgcctaggtagcgatttcatttttttaaaaaaaattcacattttgcaaaatcgctgcctttTTCCGGGGAAGTAAATCGCTGTTGATGCAACGACTTTGCCgtattgattaatataaaattttatataccattttaaaatttttgttaatattttataccgtTTAAACTCCATACTCCATTTAATCTTTGCTCTTAACTTGGCTCTTTGCCTTCCGCAAAGTAGGGGGTGCCAGTGCTACTGATATCTCCAGAGAAAAGCTGAAGTTGCTAAAGCGGTCCACATCTGTTCAAGTGGGACGGATATGAAAATCTTTGGCTCCACTCTATGCTAAACCTGTTAACAACTTGAGTAATGCTGGATGGATCCGTCcttatttgttttcattaagattaacATTCtgaatttaaatgtatatttgaatgataaagatgttgtatttgaatttgaaaaaagtaTTAACACCctgttaaaatatatataattcatcatTCAAGTACAAAATTTTGGAGATTAAGgatgtgtttggtacgaaggaaaatattttcctatggtaaataaatattttcctatggtaaataaaaaatatttttagaatatgaTCTTTAGTGTTTGATAtgtgaataaaaaatatcttttacttTAACTGgagtaagaaaataaattttgaaattgaaatttagggtgaaaaaataaaatttaaaatattttttagaaattgatgtaatttttaaaaaaatataatttgaagttggatgagagttttggaaaatgttttccttaacttttgaaggaaagtcattttccttagTTTTGAcgaaaataatttgatttggaaagtttttttcaaaacttttgttccaatcaaacatgaaaaaattaaaaagcattttccaaaaaatattttcgtaCGTACAAAACACACCCCAAGAAAAGATCTTATTCCCAGAGGTAACATTACAAATAATATAATCGAATATGAGAGTTTTAACAAAGCCAAATACAACATACCATTTTGAGATTCACAATAGAATTTAGTTATTGGTAATGTTAGATATGAAAGATTCCATCTCCTTGCGCGCAAGTCCTCCATGGCTAACAGAGTTTTTGATCTTATTACTCAACTCCACCGCCCTTTGCCTCATCTCCTCTCCTTCTGGTGTACTCATCAACGTCTTGACAGCTTTCTCAATTGCTGCAGCTGGTACTATTTCCTCTCTGCGACTCCATTTCCACACAGAGATTCCAATCTTCAACACGTTTGTTATGAACACAGTGTTATAAGGCTGGTCAACATGGACAGGCCAAGATGCTATGGGAACTCCCATGCTAATACTTTCCAAACAAGAGTTCCATCCGCAGTGACTCATAAATCCTCCTGTTGACGTATGTCCCAGGATTTCCAATTGTGGCGCCCAATTTCTCACCACGATTCCTCTTCCTTCCACTCTTTTCTCGAACCCTTCAGGTAATACAACCCTCCCATCTTTCCTCTCGGAATTATTCTCCGCGTCCAACCTTTTGTCATCTGCATCTCTTACTACCCATATAAATTTATAGTTGCTCTGTTCTAAACCAAGAGCGACCTCATTGACTTGCTCTTGTGACAATGTAGTGGTTGTTCCAAATGACACGAATATAACAGAGATAGCATCTTGCTTGTCGAGAAATTCCAGGGACACATGTCGAACACTCCTATTGCACGAAACAACTGATGATTGGAGCAGCATGTGAAATGGACCAAGACACCACACTGGCATATTATCCTCTGCATGAATGGCAAGTGAATCAAGATACTTGCCTTCGAATTCTCTGAAGGAGTTCATGACAACCCCTGAATTTAGCTTCCATTCACGTTCTTCTTGTATATACTCCTCCAGATGTGGCCCAAAAGTGCTCTCCACCGTTGGAAACTCATCGCCTAGTTCCTGAATCAACTTGTCTTGATCTTCATCAACTATATGAACAACTTGTCGTAAAGTCGAATAGCTAACGAAAGATGAAATGGAGTGGAAAGAATAACACTTGATGTTGGGTATTGAATCCAGATCCTTTATATAAGTTATCATCAAACAATCATGAACGATGACCAATCTTTTCGTATTTTTCGAGAGTATATGGCATTTTTCGCAAATAGACTTCCCTAGCTTTTTCAACAACAAATCTTTATCACTTTCTGCCTCATTACTTTTAGGTACTGAGAGGTCACAGAAATGCAAATTTTCACAAGTGGCATTTCGTCGAACACCTTGAAGGCGATTCTTCAAATCATGGTTTCGAGCAGTGAGGCAGAGGAAGTGTACAGGAATGTTGTGTGAAGCAATGAAGCGAGAAAGGAGAAACAGTGGATTGAGATGGCCATGTTCAGGCCATGGAACCATCGCTACAATTACTTCATTCAGCTGAAGATTATTCTCTAATGAGTTGTTGATAGCcatttgacaaaaaataaaaaatgatagatCTGAGTGTGTTGTGAAGAAAATCAAGTTTTTGTATGCGTGTAAGGCAACTCCAACTTGCAactattttgaataaataataataataaagcaacTCATGAGCAAGCAAATAATATAACGGTAAAATACTTGGAATATAAGTCCTCATCCGAATGTaagttttgaataattttttatattatttttagatccgaacattgaataattaaaattaattgttttatcaatatttaaatGTACATAATTACTTGTCGATGTATTTGATATTgaatcataacataattcaaattattaataaattacttaaaatagctattttttaaattcttccGGTCAAATTTAACGACAAAGAAATCGTTTATGTGAATCGATTCAGATTcgactcattttattttttctaaataaaaggGGATAATGAaaggaaattattataaatttaaattaattaaacccTAAAATAATATCTAACATTGGgttgaaaacttaaaaaaaaatactagtaCACATTTCCACTCGTAATAGATGGCAAGATAAAATAGAAGTGTGTCATGTTTATCATCACAAATAAATTATCATTACACTTGAAGAGAAAGAAAGCTAATTAAATTTACTATattaaacacataattaagaaaACAACAATAAGTCATTGCAGAAAAATTGCAAGTATTCCCAGTTTGTACTTAATGACCTAAAATATGAGATTAGTTACAAAGCTAAGCCACAACTcgttaaaataatttgatacatataaaaaaactaCAGTTTGGTGGAGTAATATCAACGGAAGGGTAGCTTGTTGACATTTTTTgacgaaaaaaattatataatttgtatacaagtcaaaaaaaatatattttatggaTAAATAGATATATACTTGGTATGTGCAACTCATATGACATTATGTTTTTTGCAGTATGATCCAAAAGAATgttcatatttctttatttagacataattttatgttaaacttctcattttatttttaataaatgataaagtcacgtaaataaaatatgtcatatacaatttttttcttccaaatatcgtatatacattattaaatgAATCGAGACAAAGAATAATCAAACCTTAAATACCTTTGATGAGTTGgaagaaattttatataaaaaatcttCGATCATGATAATGAAATTGTCTAGCGTAAATTAACATTAATCCACTATACATCTTTTGTCAAAACTTCAAGATTACTCACccgattttgatataatatggTAACAATGTTCTTGTCACCCATGTActtttcataattcatcacTCGAAGAAGGTAATTGGTCAAATTCATATGCTCACCCATATACTCTTAAACACCTAAACTATCCAAaatcatcttttttattttggtctAACAGTTGTTCTGAATATGACTGAATAATTTTAGTGCTTATacacataataaattacaatatgTATTGAGCTCAACTAAGTTTATATCAAAAGAGGCGGAGACCAAAGGatcaagaaaattatattatatgtacaaagctaatttatttaatttgtaccGTAGTTGTATATTTCGAAtctagaaaatagaaaaaacaataGGTAGAGAAACAATCGTACTATTTGTTTTTGTCGCCTTTATTACATTATGCACAAGccaggaaaaaagaaaaaaaaatcgcCGTTGCCGGGGATCGAACCCGGGTCACCCGCGTGACAGGCGGGAATACTTACCACTATACTACAACGACTTATTGGTGATGAATAATtgattctttattatttattaaaaatatctctTTTCGTCATATGAACTTTAAGGTGTATGAAGTTATAGTTctgttatttaaaattttgttgaatataactgatttgtgaaaaataaaaatgacatatCAATACTTTATCGAGaggtttgataattttttattattttattattttctatcattttatctccgTTGTCAAGCTTAAATTCAACTTTTCACTTTTCGATTAAGCAAAAAGTGTGCATtgaatatcatatcaaattaatttggttagatttttttatttcaagtaTAACTCGATTTGGttcgatatttttaaaatgattttttcaaaaacaacataaaaaaagataaagattaCATCGATTTGTTACTGGCTGTAGCAagcaaaacaaacataaaataaaaataaaaataaaaataaataaatgaaaattaggTCGTTTGGAGCTTGAGATGATGGATACGAGTCATAATTAGCTAGCGCAACTACTgaactcaaaattaaaataacaaattaattggGGATAGGCTTGGGTAGTTGGGTTGGATCATGAAATTATCTGGATTATTACCAAATatgattgattttcttttttaaatagcaTCAAATACATAAAATTCTGGAATTTGCTCGTATTGGTGACACCTCAATTCGCTCTATATCGGTTATACAATAACAAATGCGAAGTGTTGAGAATGACAACTTGTCAAGTATAAAAGTCTGGCTACTAACTTTTGATATACACTAGGATCCTTCAACAACTTGTCAGTCTTGGATTCTTGAGGAAAATACAGATCAAATTCAGCACTGGTAAGCTTCTGATTTAGCTCAATAGGTGCTCTAATAGGCTTTGATCCTGATAATCCCATATCTGAAATCAACTCAAGACAATATTTTCTCTGGTGCATTATAATTCCATCCTTATTCCTAGCAAATTCAATGCCTAAGAAATGCATTAAGTCACCCAAATCTTTGATCTTGAAAGTATCTTTGAGCATTGTTTTTGTCTCCAAAATTAGTTGGTGATCATTCCCTGTGATAAGCAGGTCATCAACATAGACCAATACAATAACCAAACTAGATCCTCGTTGCTTGGTGAATAATGAATAATCAAAACGACTCTAATTGAAACCAAAATCAGTTAGAGCTTTAGTTTATTTGATGTTCCATTGTCTACTAGCTTGTTTGAGTCCATATAGAGATTTTATCAGCTTGCAAACCTTCCCTTTCCCGCTTTGATGACTGAACCCCAGTGGCATTTCCATGTACACTTCTTCATCCAAATCACCTTGAAGAAATGCATTAAAAACATCCATTTGATATAATCCCCAACCTTGTGCAGCAGCCAAAGATATCACTAGTCTGACTGTTACCATCTTCACTACTGGAGAGAAAGTTTCTTGATAATCTAATCCTTCTATCTGATTGTATCCTTTGGCAACTAGGCGAGCTTTAAATCTTTCTACTTCTCCATTGGCATTGTacttaattttgtacacccactTACATCCTATGGCTTTCTTATCCACAGGCAGCTGTACAATTTTCCATGTATGATTCTAGGGCCTGAATTTCACTTTGCATAGCTTCAATCCATCTGTTATCTTTCACTGCTTCATGATATGTTTTAGGCTCTTGCTCTTGTGAGAATCTTGTCAAATAACTCTTATAAGGAACTGAAATGCTATTGTAATCCACAACATCACCAATAGAGTATAAACAGTTTCTAGTTGCTTTCCTAGGTAGAACATAATCTGCTTGCCAAATAGGAGGCCTGACAGTTCTATGTGACTTCCTTAATACAACCTGGTCATGTACATCTGTGACATGTTCCTCCTCCACATGTTCTTCCTCAAGCATACATGAAGGTGGAGATGAAGTTACCTCACTGTGACTTGGTTTACCATTAGAATGCTCAGTAGTAGTAGTGGTTGGTGTTTCACATTCACCATTCATTTCAGTACCTCCAAGATCAAGAAAGTGCATGCCTTCTTCAGTGTCAATATTGTGTGCTTGAAATGGAAATAATTGTTCATGAAAAACAACATCTCGACTAACAAATATAGTCTTAGActtcatatcatataatttgtATCCCTTTTGAGTGGCTGCATATCCAAGTAAAACTGCCTCCCTTGCCCTGGGTGCAAATTTATCTCCCTTTAAAAAATTTGTAGCAAAACAAAGACATCCCACTACTCTAAGATGAGACAGAGAAGGTTGCTTATTATAAAGTAGCTCATAAGGTGTCTTGTTGCCTATTGTAGTAAGAGGAATTCTATTAATGATATACACTGCAGCCTTCACACATTTCCCCCCAGAATTTGTCAGGAAGATTACTTTGTATTTTGATTGCTCTAGCAGTCTCCAAAACATGCCTGTGTTTTCTTTCtacaacaccattttgttgtggtgtatgAGGACAAGAACTTTGGTGCAATATTCCATTTGATGTAAACAATTCACTACAATTTGTATTAAAGAACTCACCTCCATTATCAGATCTAAACACCTTCACAATGTTGCCAAACTGTGTTTTTATCATTGATAGGAATTGTTTCAGAACTACAATCACATCAGACTTTAGAGCAAGTAAGAAAACCCATGTCCACCTAGAATGATCATCAACTAGAGTGAGGAAGTACCTCTTCCCATTGTGAGCAGGCAACTTGTAGGGGCCCCAAACATCCATGTGAACCAAGTCAAAATTAGCATCTGCTTTACTGTTGCTAATGGGAAAAGGAATTCTAGTTTGTCTAGCCTGTGGACAAATACTACACTGTTTCAAAGAAAGACTACTACAATTATTGAAGACCTTTATTCTTCTAAGTATTCCCATAGGAATGTGTCCCAATCTCATATGCCAAAGAGCAGGATCAATGGTTTTCTCAACAGCAGACATTGTCCTGATTATATTCACATTCCCTTGTTGCATTCCTTGCGGTTTTAGTACATAAAGACCATCCTCTATATCACCAATCCCCTTCACCTTCCCAGATGAGAGGTCCTGAAATACGCAGCATATGGGAAAAAAAGAAACACAAcagtttaattcttttttccattttgaaACTGACAATAGATTAAACTTGAATGCCGGGATACATAACACATCCCTAATTACTTCACCTTCATT
Proteins encoded in this region:
- the LOC101265039 gene encoding zeatin O-glucosyltransferase; the protein is MAINNSLENNLQLNEVIVAMVPWPEHGHLNPLFLLSRFIASHNIPVHFLCLTARNHDLKNRLQGVRRNATCENLHFCDLSVPKSNEAESDKDLLLKKLGKSICEKCHILSKNTKRLVIVHDCLMITYIKDLDSIPNIKCYSFHSISSFVSYSTLRQVVHIVDEDQDKLIQELGDEFPTVESTFGPHLEEYIQEEREWKLNSGVVMNSFREFEGKYLDSLAIHAEDNMPVWCLGPFHMLLQSSVVSCNRSVRHVSLEFLDKQDAISVIFVSFGTTTTLSQEQVNEVALGLEQSNYKFIWVVRDADDKRLDAENNSERKDGRVVLPEGFEKRVEGRGIVVRNWAPQLEILGHTSTGGFMSHCGWNSCLESISMGVPIASWPVHVDQPYNTVFITNVLKIGISVWKWSRREEIVPAAAIEKAVKTLMSTPEGEEMRQRAVELSNKIKNSVSHGGLARKEMESFISNITNN
- the LOC101261904 gene encoding zeatin O-glucosyltransferase-like; amino-acid sequence: MAIDNSSVLNEVTVAMVPWPEHGHLNPLFLLSRFIASHNIPVHFLCLTARNHDLKKRLQGVRRNATVENLHFCDLSVPTTETVSDKDLLLENLGKSICEKCHLLSKNTGKRLVVIHDCLMITYISDLDSIPNIKCYSFHCFSSFVRYSTTRQVLHIVDEDQDKLIQELGDEFPTVESTFGPHMEEYIQEEREWKLNSGAVLNSFREFEDKYLHSFAIHTEDNSPVWCLGPFHMLLESSVDLYNKSASLEFLDKQEVNSVIFVSFGTTTTFSQEQANELALGLEQSNHKFIWVIREADDKRLDAEDNSEGKDGKVVLPEGFEERVEGRGMVVRNWAPQLEILGHRSTGGFMSHCGWNSCLESISMGVPIASWPVHVDQPYNRVFITNVLKIGISVWKWSRREETVPAAAIEKAVKTLMGTPEGEEMRQRAVELSNKIKNSVSHGGLARKEMESFISNITNN